Proteins encoded by one window of Vitis vinifera cultivar Pinot Noir 40024 chromosome 10, ASM3070453v1:
- the LOC100853657 gene encoding anthocyanidin reductase ((2S)-flavan-3-ol-forming)-like, producing MWGFSDGVVLQHWAANESLINGMKGMQISMTHVEDVCLAHIFVAEKASASGRYICCGANICVPELANFLNKRYPQCKVPTDFRDFPSKSKMLLSSKKLVKEGFGFKHGIEEIYDQSMEYLKAKGLLQN from the exons ATGTGGGGATTTTCTGATGGGGTGGTGTTGCAACATTGGGCAGCGAATGAATCCCTCATAAACGGTATGAAAGGGATGCAAATCTCCATGACTCATGTGGAAGATGTCTGCTTGGCCCATATCTTTGTGGCGGAGAAAGCATCGGCTTCTGGGCGATACATCTGCTGCGGTGCTAATATCTGTGTACCTGAGCTTGCCAACTTCCTCAACAAAAGATACCCTCAGTGCAAAGTCCCAACTGA TTTCCGAGACTTCCCCTCTAAGTCCAAGATGTTACTCTCTTCAAAGAAACTTGTTAAAGAGGGATTCGGTTTTAAGCATGGGATTGAAGAAATCTATGATCAATCCATGGAGTACTTGAAGGCTAAGGGACTATTGCAAAATTGA
- the LOC100261342 gene encoding probable histone H2A.3, with protein sequence MAGRGKSLGAGAAKKATSRSSKAGLQFPVGRIARFLKAGKYAERVGAGAPVYLAAVLEYLAAEVLELAGNAARDNKKTRIVPRHIQLAVRNDEELSKLLGSVTIANGGVMPNIHNLLLPKKSSSSKGGAAADDDN encoded by the exons ATGGCTGGAAGAGGAAAATCGTTGGGCGCTGGCGCTGCCAAAAAGGCCACTTCCCGGAGTAGCAAGGCCGGTCTCCAATTCCCCGTTGGTCGTATCGCCCGCTTCCTCAAAGCTGGCAAGTACGCCGAGCGCGTCGGCGCCGGCGCTCCGGTCTATCTTGCAGCCGTCCTCGAGTATCTTGCTGCCGAG GTACTGGAATTGGCTGGGAACGCAGCGAGAGACAACAAGAAAACCCGTATTGTGCCTCGCCATATTCAACTGGCGGTGAGAAACGACGAAGAGCTCAGCAAATTGCTCGGGTCGGTCACTATTGCCAACGGCGGTGTGATGCCCAACATTCACAATCTCTTGTTGCCCAAGAAATCTAGTTCTTCCAAAGGCGGTGCAGCAGCTGATGATGATAACTGA
- the ANR gene encoding anthocyanidin reductase ((2S)-flavan-3-ol-forming) (The RefSeq protein has 4 substitutions compared to this genomic sequence) — MATQHPIGKKTACVVGGTGFVASLLVKLLLQKGYAVNTTVRDPDNQKKVSHLLELQELGDLKIFRADLTDELSFEAPIAGCDFVFHVATPVHFASEDPENDMIKPAIQGVVNVMKACTRAKSVKRVILTSSAAAVTINQLDGTGLVVDEKNWTDIEFLTSAKPPTWGYPASKTLAEKAAWKFAEENNIDLITVIPTLMAGSSLTSDVPSSIGLAMSLITGNEFLINGMKGMQMLSGSVSIAHVEDVCQAHIFVAEKESASGRYICCAANTSVPELAKFLSKRYPQYKVPTDFGDFPPKSKLIISSEKLVKEGFSFKYGIEEIYDESVEYFKAKGLLQN; from the exons ATGGCCACCCAGCACCCCATCGGAAAGAAGACCGCATGTGTCGTCGGCGGCACCGGATTTGTTGCATCTTTGCTGGTTAAGCTTTTGCTGCAGAAGGGCTATGCTGTCaacaccactgtcagggaccctG ACAATCAGAAAAAAGTCTCTCACCTCCTAGAACTACAGGAGTTGGGTGACCTAAAAATCTTTCGAGCAGATCTAACTGACGAATTGAGCTTTGAGGCCCCTATAGCAGGTTGCGACTTTGTCTTCCATGTTGCTACGCCCGTCCACTTTGCTTCTGAAGATCCAGAG AATGACATGATCAAGCCAGCAGTTCAAGGAGTAGTGAATGTCATGAAAGCTTGTACAAGGGCAAAATCAGTTAAACGAGTCATTTTGACATCCTCTGCAGCTGCTGTTACCATCAATCAGCTTGATGGGACAGGTCTGGTTGTGGATGAGAAGAACTGGACTGATATTGAGTTCTTGACTTCCGCGAAGCCACCTACTTGG GGCTATCCTGCCTCCAAGACACTAGCTGAGAAAGCAGCTTGGAAATTTGCCGAAGAAAATAACATTGATCTGATCACTGTCATCCCTACTCTAATGGCCGGTTCCTCTCTTACTTCAGATGTCCCCAGCAGCATTGGACTTGCAATGTCCTTGATTACAG GGAATGAATTCCTCATAAACGGTATGAAAGGTATGCAGATGCTGTCAGGTTCAGTCTCCATTGCACATGTGGAAGATGTTTGCCGGGCACATATATTTGTAGCTGAGAAAGAATCAGCTTCTGGCCGATACATCTGCTGTGCTGCCAATACCAGTGTTCCTGAGCTAGCAAAGTTCCTGAGCAAAAGATACCCTCAGTACAAAGTCCCAACTGA TTTTGGAGACTTCCCCTCTAAATCGAAGTTAATAATCTCCTCAGATAAGCTTGTGAAAGAGGGGTTCAGTTTTAAGTACGGGATTGAAGAAATTTATGATGAAAGTGTGGAGTATTTCAAGGCCAAGGGGCTATTGCAGAATTGA
- the LOC100264757 gene encoding protein DESIGUAL 2 has product MSRLEKLHKDLGPILCILIMVLDIVAGILAIEAEKAQHKVTHARLWIFECRSPSHKSYNLGLAASIFLIMGQVTANLLGGCIYIRSKKELEEATANKKLAMGSLIFAWIILAVAFSCLIIGTTANSKSKKSCTILHTHFLSIGGVLCFIHALFSVAYYVSAAAVAREERKQHHPQAASASV; this is encoded by the exons ATGTCTAGATTGGAGAAACTACACAAAGACCTGGGCCCAATCCTGTGTATCTTGATCATGGTTTTGGACATAGTAGCAGGGATACTTGCCATTGAAGCTGAAAAGGCTCAGCACAAG GTGACACATGCAAGGCTGTGGATATTTGAGTGCAGAAGCCCAAGCCACAAATCTTACAACCTGGGGTTGGCTGCATCAATATTTCTGATAATGGGGCAAGTCACTGCTAACCTGCTTGGTGGATGCATATACATAAGGTCCAAGAAAGAACTAGAAGAAGCAACAGCAAACAAGAAGCTTGCAATGGGTTCCCTCATTTTTGCATG GATTATATTAGCAGTAGCATTCTCGTGTCTGATCATAGGGACAACAGCAAACTCAAAATCGAAGAAATCTTGCACGATACTTCACACCCATTTTCTGTCCATAGGAGGGGTTCTGTGTTTCATTCATGCACTGTTTTCCGTTGCTTATTATGTGTCAGCCGCCGCAGTTGCTCGAGAAGAAAGGAAGCAGCACCACCCTCAAGCCGCATCTGCTTCAGTGTAG
- the LOC100854363 gene encoding STOREKEEPER protein has translation MAPKRPPPAEDPPAPSSTSEEEEENEENEENEEEEEEEEESSPEESSEEEEEGEENKSTVLTPPPAVDKKASSNKLVATTPAKSTPQSSSEDEEDGSESESESDSPPKSRRSSRGADPTIRPIATKPMEETPKSKKARSKPGVSVTPSPVKSSPVKPSNSKRPGEIGLERKESKRAKKKEPEAEAEEEEDGKKTGDDSKKQMFQRIWSEEDELGILKGMIDYSAKNGSVPYPNGDMNEFYDFVKNTLHGDFSRVQLTDKARRLKKKYSNNVSRAKLGEDPTFQKPHEQRAFELSKKIWGGEGNSVGVQQSNKANGKARKNQKPNKAVKVEDVEVLSVINGDDKEAVKLENEPKSEPPKKYSLVVSDFTRINESVGMSSSMDRAIEIGLGLLSEPVKAELKEKWKELEDEEFQLYMKKLDLIQMEARVSMQAYRAKHQ, from the coding sequence ATGGCACCGAAGCGTCCACCCCCGGCAGAGGATCCTCCGGCGCCTTCTTCGACCtccgaagaagaagaagagaacgAGGAGAACGAAGAGAAcgaagaggaggaggaagaggaggaggaaTCGTCACCTGAAGAGTCGTctgaagaagaggaggaaggggAAGAAAACAAATCTACCGTTCTTACTCCTCCTCCTGCCGTTGACAAGAAGGCGTCTTCTAACAAGCTTGTAGCCACTACTCCTGCTAAGTCTACCCCTCAATCTTCCTCTGAAGATGAAGAGGATGGATCGGAATCCGAGTCGGAATCCGATTCGCCGCCCAAAAGCCGTCGTTCCTCCCGCGGTGCGGACCCAACTATAAGGCCAATTGCAACAAAGCCCATGGAGGAAACTCCAAAATCGAAGAAGGCAAGATCCAAACCCGGAGTGTCTGTCACTCCTAGTCCTGTGAAATCAAGTCCTGTTAAACCATCGAACTCGAAGCGCCCGGGCGAGATCGGGCTCGAGAGGAAGGAGTCGAAGAGGGCAAAGAAGAAGGAGCCGGAGGCGGAGGCggaggaggaagaagatggAAAGAAGACTGGAGACGACTCGAAGAAGCAGATGTTCCAGAGGATATGGAGCGAAGAAGATGAGCTTGGCATCTTGAAGGGTATGATCGATTATTCGGCCAAGAATGGCTCTGTTCCGTATCCGAATGGAGATATGAATGAGTTTTATGATTTCGTCAAAAACACTCTCCATGGCGATTTTTCCAGGGTACAATTGACCGATAAAGCCCGCCGGCTGAAGAAGAAATATAGCAACAACGTTTCTAGGGCTAAATTGGGCGAAGATCCCACATTCCAGAAGCCCCATGAGCAAAGAGCCTTTGAATTGTCGAAAAAGATCTGGGGTGGTGAGGGGAATAGTGTAGGAGTTCAACAGAGCAATAAGGCTAATGGGAAAGCTAGGAAGAATCAGAAACCTAACAAGGCTGTAAAAGTAGAAGACGTAGAGGTGCTCTCTGTAATTAATGGTGATGATAAGGAAGCAGTGAAGTTGGAAAACGAGCCAAAGTCAGAGCCCCCTAAAAAATACTCATTGGTCGTTAGTGATTTTACCCGGATAAATGAATCCGTTGGTATGTCCTCTAGTATGGATCGGGCTATTGAGATAGGTCTGGGGCTGCTGTCTGAGCCTGTGAAGGCAGAGTTAAAGGAGAAGTGGAAAGAGTTGGAAGATGAAGAGTTTCAGTTATACATGAAGAAGCTTGACCTGATCCAGATGGAGGCAAGAGTGTCCATGCAAGCTTATAGAGCAAAGCATCAGTAG
- the LOC100854177 gene encoding protein HEAT-STRESS-ASSOCIATED 32, whose protein sequence is MSAYRWKSFHEDEDRPEKPRRFGVTEMRGPHYTLLTQNVLQDIFESMGQFVDGLKFAGGSHSLMPKNFIKEVTDMAHKHDVYVSTGDWAEHLRGKGPSAFKEYIEECKHLGFDTIELNVGSLGIPEETLLRFVRLIKSDGMKAKPQFTLKINRSDIPIGGDRAFGAYIVPQPQTYEMVEDVDLLIRRAERCLEAGADMIMIDADDVCKYADSVRADVIAKVIGRLGLEKTMFEASSAQTSEWFIKHYGPKVNLFVDHSQVMDLECLRGRNLGINHTSVLGSSYFLF, encoded by the exons ATGTCGGCGTATCGGTGGAAGAGCTTCCATGAGGACGAGGATCGGCCGGAGAAGCCTCGCCGATTTGGTGTGACGGAGATGAGAGGCCCGCATTATACCCTCTTGACCCAGAACGTACTTCag GATATTTTTGAGTCTATGGGGCAGTTTGTTGATGGGTTGAAGTTTGCTGGAGGTTCCCATAGTTTGATGccaaaaaattttatcaaagaaGTCACTGACATGGCCCACAAACATGATGTATATGTCAGTACAGGTGATTGGGCCGAACATTTGCGGGGCAAGGGTCCATCTGCTTTCAAAGAATATATAGAG GAGTGTAAGCATTTGGGATTTGACACAATCGAGCTAAATGTGGGTTCACTAGGAATTCCAGAAGAAACTCTTTTGAGATTTGTGCGTTTGATTAAGAGTGATGGTATGAAAGCCAAGCCTCAATTTACATTGAAGATTAACAGGTCTGATATTCCCATTGGAGGTGATAGAGCATTTGGGGCTTATATTGTCCCACAGCCTCAAACCTATG AAATGGTTGAAGATGTTGATCTCTTGATCAGAAGGGCTGAGAGATGCTTAGAAGCTGGGGCAGATATGATAATGATTGATGCTGATGATGTCTGCAAATATGCTGATTCTGTACGGGCAGATGTCATTGCAAAGGTCATTGGGCGTCTAGGTCTTGAGAAGACCATGTTTGAAGCATCAAGTGCCCAGACCTCTGAGTGGTTTATCAAGCACTATGGTCCCAAG GTGAACCTCTTTGTGGATCATTCTCAAGTCATGGATTTGGAGTGCCTCCGAGGGCGTAACTTGGGTATAAACCACACATCTGTTCTCGGTTCTTCATACTTTCTGTTCTGA
- the LOC100244205 gene encoding uncharacterized protein LOC100244205, which translates to MPAVWFALKRSLHCKSEPSDVYDPKAGSNLSAILTKKTGRSGCSRSISNLKDVIHGSKRHIEKPATCSPRSIGSSELLNPITHEVVLNNSTCELKITGFGGAFQEGNGGGGAGAGAGSTFVGTLKPGTPGPGGHHIVPYPNPRRSASQPRRPPTGSASFGVTGRGVPSHPRASLGAASNSSSSVTCHKCGEQFKKLESVEEHHLSKHAVTELVEGDSSRKIVEIICRTSWLKSENSCGRIERVLKVHNMQKTLARFEEYREIVKIKASKLPKKHPRCLADGNELLRFHGTTIACSLGMNGSSSLCTSDKCSVCRILRHGFSTKKEVNGGVGVFTTSTSGSAFESIKLNEENQSVGRALIVCRVIAGRVHRPLENIQELAGQSGFDSLAGKVGVYSNIEELYLLNPIALLPCFVVICKP; encoded by the exons ATGCCGGCTGTATGGTTTGCTCTGAAGAGGTCGCTGCACTGCAAATCAGAGCCGTCAGATGTGTATGATCCAAAGGCAGGAAGTAACTTGAGCGCCATTCTGACAAAGAAGACAGGGAGGTCTGGGTGTTCAAGGTCAATTTCAAATCTGAAAGATGTCATCCATGGAAGTAAGCGACACATCGAAAAGCCTGCAACTTGTAGCCCAAGGTCTATCGGGAGCAGTGAACTCCTCAACCCCATTACCCATGAAGTAGTCCTCAATAATTCAACTTGTGAACTTAAAATAACTGGGTTTGGTGGTGCTTTCCAAGAAGGCAATGGTGGGGGAGGGGCTGGGGCTGGGGCTGGTTCAACCTTTGTGGGTACCCTTAAGCCCGGAACCCCTGGCCCTGGAGGTCACCACATAGTTCCCTATCCCAACCCCAGAAGATCAGCTAGCCAGCCAAGAAGGCCCCCTACTGGTTCTGCTAGTTTTGGTGTTACTGGACGTGGTGTTCCTTCACATCCCAGGGCCTCTCTTGGGGCAGCTTCTAATTCTTCTTCCAGTGTAACCTGCCATAAATGTGGTGAACAATTCAAAAAGTTGGAATCCGTTGAAGAACATCATCTCTCCAAGCATGCTG TTACAGAACTTGTTGAAGGAGACTCATCCAGGAAGATTGTAGAGATAATTTGTCGAACAAGTTGGTTGAAGTCCGAAAATAGCTGTGGGCGGATTGAGAGGGTTTTGAAGGTCCATAACATGCAAAAGACTCTTGCTAGATTTGAAGAATACAGAGAAATAGTGAAGATCAAAGCCAGTAAACTGCCCAAGAAACACCCACGTTGCTTGGCTGATGGCAACGAACTTCTGAGGTTCCATGGCACAACCATTGCATGCTCTCTTGGCATGAATGGCTCCTCTAGTCTGTGTACATCAGATAAATGCAGTGTATGTCGGATTCTAAGACATGGGTTCTCCACCAAGAAGGAAGTCAATGGTGGTGTAGGTGTTTTCACCACTTCCACAAGCGGATCTGCCTTTGAATCgatcaaattaaatgaagaaAATCAGTCTGTGGGAAGGGCTTTAATAGTCTGCAGAGTAATCGCCGGGAGGGTTCACAGACCTTTGGAAAATATTCAAGAACTGGCTGGTCAGTCAGGGTTTGATTCATTGGCAGGGAAGGTGGGTGTCTATTCAAATATTGAGGAACTCTATTTACTAAATCCCATCGCTCTCCTCCCTTGCTTTGTGGTAATTTGCAAACCTTGA